One Williamwhitmania taraxaci genomic window, TGCCTGTTGGGCGAAGATGTTCGCGAAAAGGATGTAGTGATTACTCCGGGTGTAGTTATCCAGCCTCAGCATATTGCGGTGTTTGCCGCTTTGGGGTATGCGCAGGTTAAGGTGTTTCGAAAACCAGTGGTTGCCATTCTCAGTACCGGCGACGAACTGGTTGAGCCGTCGCAGAAACCCGGGGTGGGCCAAATCCGAAACAGCAACGGTCATCAGCTGGTGGCACAGGTTATTCGTGCCGGTGGAATTCCCAACTACATGGGAATTGTGGAAGATACCGAACGAGCTACCTTTGATGCCATAAAGAAAGCGTTGGAGTCGAGCGATATTTTGCTGCTTACCGGTGGCGTTTCCATGGGCGACTTCGATTTTGTGCCCTCAGTGCTTATCCGCTGCGGCGTAGAGTTGCTGTTCGATAGCGTGGCCGTTCAACCGGGAAAGCCAACAACCTTTGGCAAAACCGATCAAGGCAAGCTGGTGTTTGGGTTACCAGGAAACCCGGTGTCGTCGTTCACTCAGTTTGAATTACTGGTAAGGCCCGCGATGCACTCCATGATGGGTGGATTGGCAAAATTGTCTGTCGAGAAACGAACGCTTGCCGTCGATTATCACCGAAAGCGAACCGATAGATTGGCGTTTATTCCAATTGTATTAACCGAGAGTGGTGAGGTTAATCTCGCCGAATATCATGGCTCGGCACACATTTTCTCTCTGCCAAATGCGCATGGAATTATGGCTGTTCCGCTTGGCGTTAGCGATTTAAAAAAAGGAGACAAGGTAGATGTACGATCCATATAATAGAAATATCTCATACCTGCGCATCTCGGTTACCGATAGGTGTAACCTTCGATGCCAATACTGCATGCCGGAGGAAGGTGTGGCAATGCTGCCGCATGCCGAGATTCTCACCTTCGACGAAATTGTGGAGGTGGTTAAGTTCGCTGTTGCCCTTGGAGTTTATAAGATACGTTTGACCGGAGGCGAGCCGTTGGTTCGTCGCGGTATTGTCGACTTGGTTCGAATGATTGCAGGGGTCAATGGAATTACCGATTTAGCGATGACCACCAATGGGATATTGCTATCGGAGTTTGCAAAGGATCTCAAGAATGCCGGATTGAATCGGGTGAATGTCAGCCTTGATACGTTGAATCCGGATCATTTTCGCGAGATAACACGAGGTGGAGATATTCAGAAGGTTTTTGATGGTATTAAAGCAGCCAAGGCGGTGGGCCTATCACCCATAAAGTTGAACGCCGTGGTAAAGGGTCATTCCCGCACCGATGATGCTGATTTGCTCCGTAAATTTGCTTCGGATAATGGGTTGGAGGTTCGATTTATAAAGCAAATGAGCCTGGAGGATGGCAGCTTTTCTGTGGTGGAAGGTGGCGAGGGAGGCGATTGTAACTTCTGTAACCGCATTCGGCTTACGGCTAATGGCTTTGTTAAGCCCTGTCTCTTCAATAACTTGGGGTATAGCGTAAGAGAACTTGGACCTCGCGAGGCGCTTTACAGTGCCATCCGCAATAAACCCGAGAGCGGAACAACTAATACCAGCGGAGAGTTTTATAATATTGGAGGATAATAAAAAAGATAAAACACAGAGGCACAGAAATCACGAGAAGAAAATTCAAGTATAGTATTCAATAAGTATAGCTTTGTTCGGTATCTTTTCGTAAAGATTTTCTCCGTGTCTTCATGGTTATTAGTTTTAATTTGAGAGGAAGCAAATATGAGTCTATCACATATCGACGACAAGGGCAAGGCCAACATGGTGGACGTGGGGCACAAACCCCAGCAAATACGCGAGGCGAAAGCCATTGGCTTTATTCATCTAAACAAAGAGGCCATTAGCCAAGTGCTTGAGAACTGCAACAAAAAGGGCGACGTGCTTACTGTGGCCGAGATTGCGGGCATTCAGGCGGCCAAGCGCACGTCCGATCTTATTCCACTTTGCCACACGCTGTTGCTTACCAAGGTAGATGTAACGGCGACTTTAATGGAGACGGGTGTTGAGGTTGCCAGCCTTGCTCGGTGTATTGGGCAGACTGGTGTGGAGATGGAGGCTCTTATGGGTGCCAGTGTGGCGCTGCTCACCATTTACGATATGTGCAAAGCGGTAGATAAGACAATGGTAATTGAAAATGTGCACCTTGTTGAAAAAACAAAGATAGATTTGTAATGTTCCAATCGTTCCAACCAGAACCATAATATACCAAGCATGATGGTTAAGAAAACAGAGTTGAAGGTAATTTCGGTAAATATCTCCAAAAAAAAGGGCGAGATAAAGTTGCCCGTATCTAAGATTGTGCTCAACGCACAGGGTGTAGTGGGCGATGCCCACGCCGGTGATTGGCACCGACAGGTTAGCATACTAGGAAAGGAGAGCTTCGACGCATTCCAAAAACAAGCTGGACGCATGCCCGCTTGGGGCGAGTTCGCCGAGAACATCACCACCGAGGGTATGGAGGTTTTTAAGACCCATCCCGGCGACAGGTTTACCTGCGGCAAGGTTGTGCTGGAGGTAACCCAGATAGGTAAGAAGTGCCACGGCGATGGTTGCGCTATATTCCGTGAGGTTGGTTCGTGCGTTATGCCCAAGGAGGGGATTTTTACAAGGGTTATCCATGCCGGAACAATTCTGCCAGGCGATATCCTTGAGTTTAGCCCTAAGGTTTATAAGGCGCTAGTGGTTACCCTTAGCGAGAGGGCAAGCAGCGGAGTTTATGAGGATCTTAGTGGACCTGCAGTTATAAAGCAGCTGGAATCTTACTTCTCGGCACTGGGGCTTTCGCATGATGTCGATTATCGATTAATTCCCGATAATGAGCAACTTCTTCGTGAAGTCCTCACCAAGGCCAAAAATGACGAGGTTAGCGTGGTAATTACAACCGGTGGAACAGGTGTGGGCCCCCGTGATATTACCCCCGAGGTTGTAAGTAGCCTGCTCGATAAGGAGATTCCGGGAATCATGGAGATGATACGCCTAAAGTATGGCGCCGAAAAGCCCAATGCACTGCTCAGCCGTGGCGTTGCCGGATTGATGGGCGAAACCTTTGTGTATACCCTCCCGGGTAGCGTTAAGGCCGTAAATGAGTATATGGACGAAATCACCAAAACACTTCACCATCTCTTTATTATGAGGATGGGGATTGATGCGCATTAGGTGTATCTACTCATGGATGTATAGTAATTGCTAATCTGGCAGTATTGTTCTAATGTAATTCGTTAATGGTCTCACTTTTATTCGCAAAGGATATACTAAATGCTCCTTTGTGGTATTTATATGCCTTTGTGCGGTAAGGAGGCTGCTCATTGGCTTCCCCATTCCCCGGAATAAGGAATTTTGTGATAGTTGTAAACTGAATAGTATTATTTCTTGCCCATACCACTAATATATGGTTCACTAGGGCAATGGTTAATTGAAGGATATACTTGCATGAAAAAAGGAATTGTAGTTGGTTTTGTTCTACTGGTGAATCTGGGTTATGCTCAAACCATCGTTAAGGATACAGTTAGTCTCGATGAGGTGGTTATCACTGGTTCGAAAATTGAAATTTCCAGAAAGCTTGTCCCTATGTCTCTTTCACAAATTTCGAGACAGGATATTGAAAACAGCGGACAGATCAATGTTTTGTCGGCAATGAATAGTTATGCCCCCGGAGTTTTCGTTACGGAACGAAATTTATTGGGGTTTGGGGTTTCTACGGGTGGTTCGGGTTCAATCACTATTCGGGGAGTAAGTGGTTCGCCCAATACCGATGTTTTAGTCTTAATTGATGGACATCCACAGTATCAGGGAATCTTTGGACATCCATTGCCCGATGCTTATGTGGCTTCTGATGTCGAAAAGGTAGAGATTATTCGTGGGCCTGCATCCATTCTGTATGGTTCAAATGCAATGGCCGGCGTAGTGAATATTATTACGAAAAAGCAGCGCGAAGATGGGGTAACGTTAAATTTAGGCGCAGCCTATGGTTCGTATAATACTCAGAAGTATTACGGAACTGTCGGCTATAAAAAGAAAAAGTTAAGCCTGTTTGCCTCGGCCAATCACGACCAAACCGATGGGATTCGCTCAAATACCGATTTTGTTATTACCAATAGCTTTACTAAAATCGGATATCAAATCAATCGTCATTTCGATGTTTATGCCGATTTAAGTCTGGCGAAGTTTAACGCCAATGATAACGGACCCGATTTTAAACCTGCTCCTTTTAATATCGATATTACTAGAGGGAAAACCTCCTTGTCGGTCGAAAACAGGTTTGATAAATCATCGGGAGCACTCAAAGTTTATCACAATTTTGGAACACACGATTTATCCGACGGATGGCATTCCACCGATCGAAACAGTGGAGTAATGCTCTATCAAACCTTACGCGTATTCGCCAAATCAAGCATAACCTCCGGTGTCGATTTTAAGCAATACGGTGGGAAAGGAAATAGTGGTAAGGCAAAGGATATGCTTAAAACCGTAAATGAGTTGGCTTTTTACACCTATGCACAACAAACTTTATTTGAGAAGGTTACTTTTAGCGCAGGTTTGCGCATCGAGAATAGTTCAGCTTATGGGAATGAACTAATACCCATGGCAGGATTCTCCTACAATCCGACAGGAAACACAACCTTTAAAGGTTCTATTTCAAAAGGTTTTCGTAGTCCAACCATTATGGAACTCTATTTCTTTGCTCCAAACCCCGAGTTACAACCGGAGAGGATGATCAGCTATGAAATTAGCTGGCTGCAAACATTTTTCAGTAAGCGGTTGAATGTAGAGTTGACCGCATACGTGGAAAAAGGCAATAACTTGATCCAAGTAGTTGGGCAATTTCCAAATGTTAAAAGGGAAAATGTGGAAACCTTTTCAAATCAAGGTATCGAGTTTTCTGCTACCTATCGCTTCACACATAATTTGTCGCTTAGTGCAAACTACAGCTTTCTCGATTTAGATAAACCTGTTGTTGCAGCACCACGCCAGCAAGTTAACTGTAGCGTAAATTACCGATATAAGATTTGGACGGTAAATGTATCAACACAGCATATCGAAAAACTATACACTTCCACTACACCCGAAATTACTGCGAATTACACCCTTCTAAACTCAAGGGTGTCAGTAAACCCGGTCAAGAATATTGATGTTTTTGTGTCGGGGAATAACTTGTTAAACCAGAAATATGAAATCAATCATGGCTATCTAATGCCTGGGATATATTATAATGTAGGGCTAAATCTGCGCTTTTAACATAACCGCTTTTCTATCTGTAATCAATACTTAAATCTCCCCTATCAATAGAGGCGACTTGAGATACACGTTTTTATAAGCTAAATGAGCTGGAACGAAATGTTACTCTAGCCGAGTATCAGGCTTTAGCTGGCTTGGGAGAGCGGTAATGCTTTTTTAACCACAGATGAGCGCAGATTTACACAGAGAAGAAAAAATCTGTGAGAATCTGTGAAATCTGAGGTGAATTTATATTCTCAATGGTTAACCTTCCAC contains:
- the moaC gene encoding cyclic pyranopterin monophosphate synthase MoaC, whose protein sequence is MSLSHIDDKGKANMVDVGHKPQQIREAKAIGFIHLNKEAISQVLENCNKKGDVLTVAEIAGIQAAKRTSDLIPLCHTLLLTKVDVTATLMETGVEVASLARCIGQTGVEMEALMGASVALLTIYDMCKAVDKTMVIENVHLVEKTKIDL
- a CDS encoding TonB-dependent receptor plug domain-containing protein, whose protein sequence is MKKGIVVGFVLLVNLGYAQTIVKDTVSLDEVVITGSKIEISRKLVPMSLSQISRQDIENSGQINVLSAMNSYAPGVFVTERNLLGFGVSTGGSGSITIRGVSGSPNTDVLVLIDGHPQYQGIFGHPLPDAYVASDVEKVEIIRGPASILYGSNAMAGVVNIITKKQREDGVTLNLGAAYGSYNTQKYYGTVGYKKKKLSLFASANHDQTDGIRSNTDFVITNSFTKIGYQINRHFDVYADLSLAKFNANDNGPDFKPAPFNIDITRGKTSLSVENRFDKSSGALKVYHNFGTHDLSDGWHSTDRNSGVMLYQTLRVFAKSSITSGVDFKQYGGKGNSGKAKDMLKTVNELAFYTYAQQTLFEKVTFSAGLRIENSSAYGNELIPMAGFSYNPTGNTTFKGSISKGFRSPTIMELYFFAPNPELQPERMISYEISWLQTFFSKRLNVELTAYVEKGNNLIQVVGQFPNVKRENVETFSNQGIEFSATYRFTHNLSLSANYSFLDLDKPVVAAPRQQVNCSVNYRYKIWTVNVSTQHIEKLYTSTTPEITANYTLLNSRVSVNPVKNIDVFVSGNNLLNQKYEINHGYLMPGIYYNVGLNLRF
- a CDS encoding MOSC domain-containing protein → MMVKKTELKVISVNISKKKGEIKLPVSKIVLNAQGVVGDAHAGDWHRQVSILGKESFDAFQKQAGRMPAWGEFAENITTEGMEVFKTHPGDRFTCGKVVLEVTQIGKKCHGDGCAIFREVGSCVMPKEGIFTRVIHAGTILPGDILEFSPKVYKALVVTLSERASSGVYEDLSGPAVIKQLESYFSALGLSHDVDYRLIPDNEQLLREVLTKAKNDEVSVVITTGGTGVGPRDITPEVVSSLLDKEIPGIMEMIRLKYGAEKPNALLSRGVAGLMGETFVYTLPGSVKAVNEYMDEITKTLHHLFIMRMGIDAH
- a CDS encoding GTP 3',8-cyclase MoaA, producing the protein MYDPYNRNISYLRISVTDRCNLRCQYCMPEEGVAMLPHAEILTFDEIVEVVKFAVALGVYKIRLTGGEPLVRRGIVDLVRMIAGVNGITDLAMTTNGILLSEFAKDLKNAGLNRVNVSLDTLNPDHFREITRGGDIQKVFDGIKAAKAVGLSPIKLNAVVKGHSRTDDADLLRKFASDNGLEVRFIKQMSLEDGSFSVVEGGEGGDCNFCNRIRLTANGFVKPCLFNNLGYSVRELGPREALYSAIRNKPESGTTNTSGEFYNIGG
- a CDS encoding molybdopterin molybdotransferase MoeA, with protein sequence MITFDSAFDIVLSYVKPLTAEVVDLYSALGRVLAEPIVSDMDMPPFDKSAVDGYACRKSDMANLLEVLEVIAAGQVPTKNIGENQCTKIMTGAMLPVGADCVLMVEDTEQVGCKHIKYKSTSVKNNICLLGEDVREKDVVITPGVVIQPQHIAVFAALGYAQVKVFRKPVVAILSTGDELVEPSQKPGVGQIRNSNGHQLVAQVIRAGGIPNYMGIVEDTERATFDAIKKALESSDILLLTGGVSMGDFDFVPSVLIRCGVELLFDSVAVQPGKPTTFGKTDQGKLVFGLPGNPVSSFTQFELLVRPAMHSMMGGLAKLSVEKRTLAVDYHRKRTDRLAFIPIVLTESGEVNLAEYHGSAHIFSLPNAHGIMAVPLGVSDLKKGDKVDVRSI